TAGAATTGTTGATTATATTGAAAGTATGGTTAAAGCAGGGAAAACAAATATCGGAGGTATGAAATGAGGATATCAAGCAGGGCGAAGAGAATGCCGCCATCGCCGATAAGGAAACTTGTTCCGTACGCGGACGAGGCGAAGAAACGAGGAGTTAAAATATACCACCTCAACATAGGTCAGCCCGATATAGAGACACCGCAGAGTTTCTGGAATGCGGTGCACAGTTATCCTGCGCGTGTACTCGCATATGGCAACTCACAGGGACTGCCCGAATATCGTGAATGGCTCGCAAAATACTATCAAGCTAACCGAATAGATGTCACACCAAATGACATAATGGTTACAACCGGCGGCTCTGAAGCTATACTTTTTGCCATGATTGCAGTAACCGACCCGGGTGATAATATCGTGGTTTTCGAGCCTTTCTACACTAATTATAACGGCTATGCAGTTGTGGCGGACATAAAACTTAAACCTGTAAGAACACTACCTGAGGACGGCTATCATTTACCACCGAGAGAGAAAATCGTTTCCCAAATCGATGAACGGACGAAGGCTATTCTTATTTGTTCGCCGAATAATCCCACTGGAACGGTTCTTACGCGAGACGAACTCGAGATGATAGCGTCCATAGCTAAAGAGCATGACCTTTTCGTTATCGCCGACGAGGTGTATCGTGAATTTGTTTATGAAGGTGAGCACACGAGCATTCTTCACATTCCCGAGCTTGTGGAGCGTGGAATAATAGTTGACTCAATATCCAAGCGTTTCTCTGCCTGCGGCGCGAGAATCGGTGCGGTCGTTACTAAAATTCGTGAGGTTATGGACTCGATAATAAAAATGGGGCAAGCAAGGCTTTGTCCGCCAACCATTGAACAATATGGGGCGCAGGCTGTGCTCATGCAGCTCGAGGATGATTATTTCCCCAAGATGGCAGAAGAATACAAGCGCAGGCGCGACGCAACATTCGAGGAACTAATGAAAATCCCCGGCGTTTTCTGTAAAAAACCTTCGGGGGCATTCTATATGATGGTTACATTGCCTGTGGATGATACGGATGATTTCGCGAAATTTATGCTGACCGAATTTTCCCGTGATGGCAAGACCGTTATGGTTGCGCCTGGTGCGGGTTTCTACGCCACGCCCGGACTTGGAAACTCAGAAGTGAGGATAGCCTATGTTCTTGAGGAACAAAAAATGCGCGACGCGATAAGGATTCTTGGTGAAGGGATTGAGGAGTATAAGAAGAGAATTAAAGCCTGAACACTTACTTTTCTTGCTAAAGCGGTCCTGAAAATTGATGGAATTACCAATTTTTGTTGAGAAATGTTTTATCATTTATAATATTTTTAATAGGAAACTTTGTAGGGTAGAATGTAACTAAAAATCAGAAAGGAGAGCTAATGAAATATTTAATTTTTTGTTTTGTTATTCTTATATCTATTTTATCCGTTGCTTTCCCATACGAAACATTCATCCGCTCCATAAATATTCCATTCTGCGCTGTTCCACTTGCAGCCATAGAACTTAATGATGGCGGGTTTGCTATAGGTGGCTACTTTTTTTACATGAGGATTGATTCTATGGGGAATGTTGTTTACTCGAGGCAGTTCGGGCGTTTTGAAGGTGAACAGATATTTGATTTTTGTGAATACAATGATTCAGCTATTTACGGTGCTGGGAGATATTTTTCTGAACCTTCCATTCTGAAATTTGATGAATTAATGAATTTAGAATTAGCGGAAAAATTACATTTCGATTGGAGCGCCTATAATGATAATATTGTTACGAGTGCTGATAATCTCATTTTAGTGACAGGCACCAACATGATTGATAGTTCTTATGTTCTTAAGCTGAATCCTATAAGATTAAATGTTGAATGGGTAAGGATAATTGGTTTGAGTTTGACATATAGCCCGTATGGTATATGGGGAACCGAGCTTATTGCAACAAGCGATTCAGGTGCTTTCATGGCTAATACTTTTTTCAGTATTCCTTGTATACTTGGCGCATTAGCTTTAGTCAAATTTGATGAATTCGGAAACATAGAGTGGACTCGTTTTTATAATTATACTGGTTTTTTAACATGTTATACTGCTTTGCCGGATGGTAATGGTTTTATCCTTGGTGGTAGTCATCTTGAAAGTGATATAGCACTTTTGTTCCTTGATTCATTGGGGAATATTAAACGGGCATATACTATAGGAGACACATCAAGTTTTATGTGTGAGATGGCTATTTCTATGGTTAGGGATGACGATAGTAGCATTGTGATTCTTTCTGCTGCCAACGATATATCACCTGTCACGGGACAAAAGGACATCTTAGTGCTAAAAGTTGATACATTGGGCAATGTAAGGTGGGCTTACACCATAGGTGGTCCTGCCGACGAAATACCAGTGGAACTTATCAAGTGCTCTTCAGGCGGATTTCTTGCCGTTGGAATAACGACGACTTATCCGTATGGAGATAGTAGTATTCTCGTTGTGAGGCTTGATGAGGATGGCAGGACATCGTGCATACAAAAGCCCTATTTTCCAATGGTTGTTGATTGCACAGATTCAATAGATTCGTTGCCATTTATAGTTACAGTTTCTGCATCCTCGTGCAGTACTTCTGAGTTTACGCTTACTGTTAATTCTATGCCTTTTAGTGTTATCAATCCTTGCTCAACTTTCATTGTGGAAAATAATCTACCATTAAGCGAAGAGATTAAAATTAATCCAAATCCTTTTAACAATTTGTGTTTCATTGATATCCCTGTTGATGCTGAATTGGTTATTACTGACATATGCGGGAGAAGCATATCAAATGGGATTAAAAATTTAGGGAATGGGAAATATTTATGGCAACCTGAAAAATCTATGCCGAGCGGGGTATATATCGTAAATGTGGTAACTGATTTTGAAGTGTTCCGCAAGAAAGTTTTGTTCTTAAAATGATTAGTTAAAACTTGGTAAATTGATATGCCGTATTTAATAAAGTTTAGTCTTCAATTTTTGAGGCCAAGCGTTGAGGAGGGCTCAAGGTTCCTTCCAAAAAATGTTGGTGAGCACATTTATTCATTAATATTGAAATTTATCAACCATTCGGACAGCTCTCTTGCTGAGCAGATTCACGAGAAACATGGCATAAAGCCAATATCAATTTGGGCGAAATATGATGAGCATAATCTATTATGTAGTGTGGGGGCACTTGAGGAATGCGTCAAAGATGCTTTAGAGAGAACACTCATTAAGTTCAGCTCTGAGGCAAGAAGGGTGGTTTTAGCTGGCAGAGGCGCTTTAGTTAAGTATAGCAAAGATATAGTTTCGGAGAAGTTCGAGGATATTTTTAGATTTTCTGATGCTGAGAGAATCGTTGGCTTAAAATTTGAAACACCAACATCTTTCCGACAAAAGGGAAGGCAAGTAATTTTTCCGATACCATATCTTGTTTTTGGGTCGCTTGTGAAAAAGTGGAATGCTTTTTCCCCCATAAAATTTCAATTCCCCAAAGAGATTGCTGATGAAATAATGGTCTCAAGATATCACCTATCAACGAAAACAATAAATTTTACCAATGCTCCTATAAAAGGTTTCATGGGGGATGTTTTTTATAGTCTTCATCGCATCCCCGTTCAGATAAGGAAACTTGTTGTCGCGCTATGCTCTTTTGCAGAGTTCTGTGGCGTAGGGTATAAAACAACCATGGGAATGGGTAAAGTTAAGTTTCTAAATAATAAAGTGAGGTGAATGAGATGAAAGTTTCCGAATTTTATTCCAAATTTATATTTTCTCCGCATTCTCGTTTTAAACCCTATGAACATCAAGCGTTGATGTGGGAAAAGTTTTTTATCAACTCCTCCAAAGGGGAGCCTATATTGCTGCGCGCACCTACAGGAAGTGGCAAAACTGAAGCGATAATAGCACCGTTCCTTGAGCAGTTCGTCGAGGAGAAATTCGTGGTAGCTCCTCGACTTATTTATGTCCTACCTATGAGGGCATTGGCAAATCAAATTTTTGAACGGATAAAAGGTTATGCTGCGAGAGTTTCTCCAAAAATTCTCGTTGAACTTCAACATGGGGCAAAACCTAATGAGCCATTTTTTATGGCGGATGTAGTAGTTACCACACTTGACCAGTTCATTTATGCTTACGCAAGAGCCTCTTCGCAAGTAGGCAGACATCTCGAACAACCTGCGGGTTCAATAGCCAACTCCATTGTGGTTTTTGATGAGGCACACATGTATCGTGAAGGTTTAACATTTTCATTAATGCGTGCTATGTTTGAGATTCTATACGAGTCAAGGGTGCCGTTTGTTGTTATGACCGCGACTATGCCTAAGTCGCTCGAGAATGACCTTTTTGAGAAAATCGAGAAGCAGCAGATAATAGTATCAATTTTTGAAAAATCCCAGACCATAAAAGTGAATGTTAATCCTTTAATCGAGCAAAGAAAAATAATATCAAATGGCAAATTATCTGATGAGGTTTTGGAGCTTGTGGATGGACATGACAAAGTACTCATAATATCTAATACGGTATCCAGAGCAGTCCAAATTTATAATGCGCTGAAAAAAAGTGGCTATAGTTATCCCAAAGAAATAGTGTTACTTCATTCTCGTTTTGCATTTAAAGACAGGGAAACACACGAGAAACAAGCTATTAACATGCTCGGCAGAAATGGGTGTGGTGGGATAGTTGTGTCTACTCAGGTTCTTGAAGCTGGCATGGATATTTCAGCCGATTTGCTTATAACTGAGATTGCCCCTGCCGATTCTTTGGTGCAGCGAAGCGGAAGATGTGCAAGATTTGAGGATGAACAGGGTGAAATAGTAATTTTTGATGTTGAAAATGATGCGCCGTATTTCGAAGTTGATGGTTTCAAACCTATAGATAGAACGAGGATGCTGCTGACTTCTCTGAAGAATATAGACTTTTCCGATTTTGCGAAAATTTGTTCATTCGTTGATAGGATGGAATATCATACCGATGATGTTGCTGCTCGTGACTCATTATTTGATTTGTATGAGCAGGTGCTTTATGCAGATGATAGACCAGACAATATTTCTGTTAGAGAAGGAAAACCAGTTTATCTTATTGTGAGTGACCTTTTCGACAAAAGTGATAAACCCACAATTCCATCACAGGTGGGTGTCAATTTGTTTTCAATGGATGTCAAGACTTTAAAAGGGCTTGAACTCGAGCTCTATTCAGTTGCACAAGATGAAAAGGGTTATTGGATTTTTGCTAAGGGAAAGAAAACAACACTTTCCGAGAATGCCCTGCCATTTGGATATTATTTGATTTCTTCGAATAGTTATAGTAGTGAAATTGGTCTTATAGCGCCAAAAAAGGAGGTTAAAAGGTGATTTTATCTGCTCCTGATGAGAAGTATGTCGAGCATATAAAGAAGGCTTTAGGAGCATTTGACAGAATTTTCCCCATATATCAATACTCTTTGAGGAGGATTTTCAACATATCAGATAATGAACTTGAATCCTGCTTGAGGGATATGGTTAGATATCACGACCTTGGAAAACTTACTGAGCGCTGGCAGGGCAGGTTGGAGGATAAGAGGTTAACCGGTTTCATTCCGCATGCATCCATAGGAGCTGCGTATTTATGGAAGAAGTTGGGAAAAATTTATAACGAGTCGTCAGATTTAAGGCATGCAGTTTGTTTTGCAGTTTGTATCCACCATGTCGATAGTGGACTTATTGGGGAGAACATAGAGCGACCTGATGTGCAAGCCGTTATAGCAAATTTAGTAGATCAATTTACCGGCGAAATTATTTGGTGCAAAGAGGTTGTTTCGCTTGACAGCGAGCTTTTTCCGGAAGATGTGTCAAAGCTTAATGTAAGCGATCTTCGTGATATGGCAAATGGGCTTCGAATATGGTCCCGTGGTTGTGGATTGCATGAGCAACATAGAAGAAGGATTATGACAGCCGCTGTTCATCATGTTTTAAAATTGTGTGATTTTCTTGCTGCATCGTATAGAGCAAGGGATGAGAACAATAATCAATGGCAGAACATACCTTATGTCCGCTCAATGATGAGGTATTTGGAAAAATTCAAGGGGGGATTGATATGATTAGACTTTACACGCCAGGAACAGGGTTCCCTGATTTAGAAGCCAAGATAGCATATGGTTTAGCAGCGATAGGACTTGAGGTAACAGATGAAGTTGAGATAGAGGAATATGGTGGCAGATTTATAGTAAGAATCGGGACTGATAACGCGAAAGCCATAAACAAAGCTTTTGAAATGTTTGTTAGGCGCATGCTTACATCCACTCACATGTTTTTTATACCTGGTGTCCAGGCTAAATATAGAGATGTATATACTACAGCAGATCGTCATGGTAAATTAAAAGAACGATTGTTAAACTATGATTTATTATCCCTTTATGATAATAGAGAAAATATACCTGTAAATTTTCGTTCAGATAAACTTTGTCATCACGAAGAAATACCACCGTTAGGAAAGTCGGACCCGAGAAAAACAGGCGGGCTTTTGTTGGCTGCCTCGACACATGCTGGAAAACCATATAAAAAGGATAGCGTTGTGACTAATTTCAATACAACACTGTGTGAAGTCTGTGGTTACATCGCAATAATAGGATTAGCCAAATTCGCCTTCCAAAATATTATTGGTGAGAAAGCTTATAGGAATATAGTTACAATTGCTATACCGAGTGAAAGACTGGATTCATCCGCAATCAAATTTATAATGTCAGCGCAAAGGATTGTTAGCAAGAAATGGTTGACGGGTGATATTTCACTCCGGACTACCCCTTTTGCCTTAATGGCAAAGTTCCCATCGATATGCTACTCGCTGAAGGATATCAACACGACTTTACATGTCTCAGCGTTTTCGCCCGATGGACGCGGTGGATTTAGACTTGATGAATTTACGAGCCAATCGGATATACCATTTAAAAAATTCATTGGTACCCATCCAGAGAATGTAGCTACTGTTGATAAGCTTTTGGGACGGCAACCTGCTGTTTCCGCTATAGATGCTTTGTATGAATGTTTGCAGAGTAACGATTGGGGTTATGCTTCACTATTTGCGAGATTGTATAGCAAAGAAACATCAAAGGGTAATTATGTTAATTTGCTTTACCCGAAGACAGCGAACTATTTGCTAAAGGAGGTATGTATGATACCCGAGGAAATCATTAAAGACGAGGCTATTAATGCACTCGCGAGCACATTGCGACATTTTGTTCTTGAGCGCAACTATGGTTATGTTGACAGTATCAGAAATGCTCGCTATGAGAGCAAGGATTTTGAGGAGACCATTGCTAAGCTTTTGCGAGAGGCTCAAATACGAAGTGACCCTGAGCATAAAAAGTATGTGCCTATTCCGAGTGATGAACAAATAAGACATATTTTCAGTATAGCCTCGGAAAGCGAGGAGAAATTTAATCAGGTAAAAACAGCATTATCTATCCTCGCATTTACTTGGCATCGTAGTGAAAAAGTTAACAAAGAGGAGGTTTCATAATGCTTTCTTATGTTACTTTTGCCGCAAAGTTAATCCTTAATATCCATGACCTTAACAACGAGACTGTAGCAGGAAATGTAACCGACATACGAATGATGGAGTTTGTTAGACCTGATGGGTCGCGGGATGAGGCGCCAGCAGTCTCAGGACGGATGGTCAAACATTGGCATCAATATGCGATGACCAAGCTCGCATTGGAGAAAGGATTGCCTTTGTGTGATGCTTGCCGAGCTTGTGAACCTATTAGACCCGGAAAAATTATCAAGGGAAAACTTGAGCAGATATCAATTCCTGAATCAGAAGCTTTGAGGGGTTGCGTTATTTGTGATACTCACGGTTTCCTTATTGCTAAAGGCGCTAAATCGGAGGAAAAAGGAGCCAAGGGAATATCGTCGAGGAGAACTTCCCGCGCCCAATTTTCATGGCTCATTCCTGTTATAGGAACAGAGGCACCATCAAAACAGGTATTGCACACCCGCGTTTCTCAACAGGAAGAGATAGCTTCGGGCGAAGGAGCTGCTCAAATGCTTTTTTCAAAATCGTATGCTTCGGGTGTTTATGCGCTCGTTGCTGCACTCGATGCGGAAAGGATAGGTTTTGCCGAAACCTCACTCTTGACTGGCGATGAGCCCTATGTTCTTGAAGAAGACGAAAGGAAAGAACGAATTAACGCAGCTATTGATGCTTTCAGGTTGTTGCTTTCAGGTCAGATTGGCGCATCGCTGTCTCATGCGGTTCCTCATATGGATATAGTTGAGCTCATGGTAGCCTATCATAAGGAGAGTCCGCTACCATTTCCTGTGTCGCCTATGTATGATGGTTATCTTGAGAAAACTGTAGGATTAATGCCTGAAGGGACGAGAATATTATATTTTGGCGATGGAGAACCAGAGGGCACAAAAAAGTTCGAGACGATTGATAATTTATTTGAAGAGATAATTTGCCAGCTCGACTGAGAGGGAAATATGAAAGTTTTATTCTTTGACTTGATACCAAATTCCCTTTTCACCATACGAATTCCTTTCACATGGCAGTCTGCATTAACATATCCTCTTCCGCCACCATCGACCATTATTGGCATGGTTGCTAATGCTATTCAGCGTGCTGAATCCGTAAAACATCCTATGGAATATCTTAGCGAGTGTGAGCAAAATATAATATGGAGTGTGTCTACTCTAAGAAGTTATGGCAGTTCCTCAGGTAGAATTGTTCTTAAGAGTCATATAGTTTCCACGATAATGAGATTTGATTACGAACTCGGCGGCAAAGGGACTAATGCTCTTGGGCGTCAGTTTGGTTTCGTTGATGGTTTCTTTAGATGCGCATTATTGTCTGAAAATAATGAGTTCCTTATCCGAGCAAGAAATGCCCTATTAACTTCTCCGGTAACCTTGGGAGATAGTGAATCTGCTGCGACCGTTATTTCTGTCTCCGGACCCTTGGAAATGGACATGGCTAATGATAAAGAATTTAGGTCGAATTATCCAGTTCCATTACGCGTTGTTAGTGATATTGTCGAAGGCGGGACTGTTTTCTGGGTTCATGAAAGATGCATCGCTGATGTGAAGAAAAAAGACATTCCTCTTTATGAGCACATATTTCCTATCGTTGAGAATAAAGGAATTTGGGAACACAAGCCTATTTTGGGGCGAGTGTTGGATAGCGGTAAAATCTGGGTGGTGGGAGATGAAAAGATCGTTGTCGCTGAAAGAGGATGATTATATACCGTTAACATCTGCCCTTGAGGTTCTTTACTGTCCTCGGAATTTTTATTTGCGTTATGTGGAAGGAGTTGATGTTAAAGATTGGAAGATGGAACGGGGTAAAGTTGAGGATGAGCAGCGGCGTAAGACTGTTTATATCGGCGAGAGGGTGCAAAGGCGACAAATGAGGTTGGTATCTGATAGACTTGGTATTTCCTGCCTTATAGATGCCATTGAGGATGATGGAGGCAAAATTTATCCCATTGAATTCAAGACTGGAGAAGTGAGTAACAGGTTATATGATAGGGCTCAGCTTTGTGCAGAGGCTATGGTGCTTGAGGATGTGCTGGGAGTGAGGATAAACAAAGGTTACATCTATTACGCAGAGAGTCACAAGCGTATTGAAGTGAATTTTGATTACAAGTTAAGGCAACATGTTATGGAAGCAATTGAACTTGCTCATGATATATTGCTCGGTAATACTATTCCGCCTCCCTTGGATGATGAGCGATGCCGTGGTTGTGCGCTTGTTAATGTGTGTTTGCCAGATGAGGTGACCAAGCTTAAGAGCGGATATGATAAGGTTTCCGCATATACAATGCCAGTCCTGTGGCGCGAGAGAATATTGTATGTGGACGATAAATGGGCGAAGATAGGTTACAGGAAAGGGAGATTTATTGTTGAAAAAGGCTCTGGCGAAGTGTTTGAGATTCCATGTGAGGCAGTTAATCAAATGTATCTTGTCGGGAGTGTTACGATTTCGAATAGAGCTCTATCATCAGCACTTAGGCGTGATATTTTTATTGCTATGTTTTCCTCGAAAGGAAGGTTTGAAGGGATGTTTATTCCTGAGAGAAATAAGAATATTGACCTTCGTGTTGCTCAAGTTCTTTTCTGCCGCGATGAGGGTAAGTGTTTTAAGGTTGCACGCTCAATAGTTTACGGCAAGTTGGCTAATATGAAGACCTTACTTCTCAGGAGAAACAGAAATCTGGGAAGTAAAAGAGTATTGCGGAGCATTAAGCATATCTCAGCTTTACTTAAAGCGTTGAAGAGTAAGGATTCATTTGAGGAAATTTTAGGTATAGAGGGAGAGGGGACGCGGGAGTATTTTTCGGCTTTTGGTGATTTGATTACTGTTAAGGGATTTGACTTTGAAAGGAGAACGAGAAGACCACCGAGAAACAGGGTTAATGCAATGCTTTCTTTTGGTTATTCTATTCTTACTGCTGAGCTTGTTGGTATAGCGCATGCTGTTGGGCTTGATGCTTATATTGGTCCTTATCATAAGAGCAAATATGGCAAACCAGCATTAGCACTTGATATTTTGGAGGAGTTCAGACCAATAATAGTGGATTCTTTGGTTCTTTATATGATTAATAAAGGAGTTATATCATTGTCAGATTTTGATATTCAGGAGTCGCCGCAGAGGTTTGTATTTCTTAATGAGTCGGGGAGGAAAAAATTTATAAAGCAATATAACAGTAGGATGAATAGTTTGGTGAAACATTCATTGTTTGGTTATCGTGTTAGTCTTCGTCGAATACTTGAAACACAGATGAGACTTTTGGGGAAGGTATTTACAGGGGAGCTAAGTGAGTATAAACCTTATAGAGCGAGGTGAGCTTTGCGTGAGCTAAGGATGATTATAGCGTATGATGTTTCTGATGACAAGCGACGGAGAAAGCTTTTCAAATTGCTTGGGAGTTTTGGGGTTAATGTTCAATATAGTTT
Above is a genomic segment from bacterium containing:
- a CDS encoding pyridoxal phosphate-dependent aminotransferase, which translates into the protein MRISSRAKRMPPSPIRKLVPYADEAKKRGVKIYHLNIGQPDIETPQSFWNAVHSYPARVLAYGNSQGLPEYREWLAKYYQANRIDVTPNDIMVTTGGSEAILFAMIAVTDPGDNIVVFEPFYTNYNGYAVVADIKLKPVRTLPEDGYHLPPREKIVSQIDERTKAILICSPNNPTGTVLTRDELEMIASIAKEHDLFVIADEVYREFVYEGEHTSILHIPELVERGIIVDSISKRFSACGARIGAVVTKIREVMDSIIKMGQARLCPPTIEQYGAQAVLMQLEDDYFPKMAEEYKRRRDATFEELMKIPGVFCKKPSGAFYMMVTLPVDDTDDFAKFMLTEFSRDGKTVMVAPGAGFYATPGLGNSEVRIAYVLEEQKMRDAIRILGEGIEEYKKRIKA
- a CDS encoding T9SS type A sorting domain-containing protein; this translates as MKYLIFCFVILISILSVAFPYETFIRSINIPFCAVPLAAIELNDGGFAIGGYFFYMRIDSMGNVVYSRQFGRFEGEQIFDFCEYNDSAIYGAGRYFSEPSILKFDELMNLELAEKLHFDWSAYNDNIVTSADNLILVTGTNMIDSSYVLKLNPIRLNVEWVRIIGLSLTYSPYGIWGTELIATSDSGAFMANTFFSIPCILGALALVKFDEFGNIEWTRFYNYTGFLTCYTALPDGNGFILGGSHLESDIALLFLDSLGNIKRAYTIGDTSSFMCEMAISMVRDDDSSIVILSAANDISPVTGQKDILVLKVDTLGNVRWAYTIGGPADEIPVELIKCSSGGFLAVGITTTYPYGDSSILVVRLDEDGRTSCIQKPYFPMVVDCTDSIDSLPFIVTVSASSCSTSEFTLTVNSMPFSVINPCSTFIVENNLPLSEEIKINPNPFNNLCFIDIPVDAELVITDICGRSISNGIKNLGNGKYLWQPEKSMPSGVYIVNVVTDFEVFRKKVLFLK
- the cas6 gene encoding CRISPR system precrRNA processing endoribonuclease RAMP protein Cas6, with translation MPYLIKFSLQFLRPSVEEGSRFLPKNVGEHIYSLILKFINHSDSSLAEQIHEKHGIKPISIWAKYDEHNLLCSVGALEECVKDALERTLIKFSSEARRVVLAGRGALVKYSKDIVSEKFEDIFRFSDAERIVGLKFETPTSFRQKGRQVIFPIPYLVFGSLVKKWNAFSPIKFQFPKEIADEIMVSRYHLSTKTINFTNAPIKGFMGDVFYSLHRIPVQIRKLVVALCSFAEFCGVGYKTTMGMGKVKFLNNKVR
- the cas3 gene encoding CRISPR-associated helicase Cas3', with product MLRAPTGSGKTEAIIAPFLEQFVEEKFVVAPRLIYVLPMRALANQIFERIKGYAARVSPKILVELQHGAKPNEPFFMADVVVTTLDQFIYAYARASSQVGRHLEQPAGSIANSIVVFDEAHMYREGLTFSLMRAMFEILYESRVPFVVMTATMPKSLENDLFEKIEKQQIIVSIFEKSQTIKVNVNPLIEQRKIISNGKLSDEVLELVDGHDKVLIISNTVSRAVQIYNALKKSGYSYPKEIVLLHSRFAFKDRETHEKQAINMLGRNGCGGIVVSTQVLEAGMDISADLLITEIAPADSLVQRSGRCARFEDEQGEIVIFDVENDAPYFEVDGFKPIDRTRMLLTSLKNIDFSDFAKICSFVDRMEYHTDDVAARDSLFDLYEQVLYADDRPDNISVREGKPVYLIVSDLFDKSDKPTIPSQVGVNLFSMDVKTLKGLELELYSVAQDEKGYWIFAKGKKTTLSENALPFGYYLISSNSYSSEIGLIAPKKEVKR
- a CDS encoding CRISPR-associated endonuclease Cas3'' → MILSAPDEKYVEHIKKALGAFDRIFPIYQYSLRRIFNISDNELESCLRDMVRYHDLGKLTERWQGRLEDKRLTGFIPHASIGAAYLWKKLGKIYNESSDLRHAVCFAVCIHHVDSGLIGENIERPDVQAVIANLVDQFTGEIIWCKEVVSLDSELFPEDVSKLNVSDLRDMANGLRIWSRGCGLHEQHRRRIMTAAVHHVLKLCDFLAASYRARDENNNQWQNIPYVRSMMRYLEKFKGGLI
- a CDS encoding DevR family CRISPR-associated autoregulator, with translation MLSYVTFAAKLILNIHDLNNETVAGNVTDIRMMEFVRPDGSRDEAPAVSGRMVKHWHQYAMTKLALEKGLPLCDACRACEPIRPGKIIKGKLEQISIPESEALRGCVICDTHGFLIAKGAKSEEKGAKGISSRRTSRAQFSWLIPVIGTEAPSKQVLHTRVSQQEEIASGEGAAQMLFSKSYASGVYALVAALDAERIGFAETSLLTGDEPYVLEEDERKERINAAIDAFRLLLSGQIGASLSHAVPHMDIVELMVAYHKESPLPFPVSPMYDGYLEKTVGLMPEGTRILYFGDGEPEGTKKFETIDNLFEEIICQLD
- the cas5 gene encoding CRISPR-associated protein Cas5, yielding MKVLFFDLIPNSLFTIRIPFTWQSALTYPLPPPSTIIGMVANAIQRAESVKHPMEYLSECEQNIIWSVSTLRSYGSSSGRIVLKSHIVSTIMRFDYELGGKGTNALGRQFGFVDGFFRCALLSENNEFLIRARNALLTSPVTLGDSESAATVISVSGPLEMDMANDKEFRSNYPVPLRVVSDIVEGGTVFWVHERCIADVKKKDIPLYEHIFPIVENKGIWEHKPILGRVLDSGKIWVVGDEKIVVAERG
- the cas1 gene encoding CRISPR-associated endonuclease Cas1, translated to MKRSLSLKEDDYIPLTSALEVLYCPRNFYLRYVEGVDVKDWKMERGKVEDEQRRKTVYIGERVQRRQMRLVSDRLGISCLIDAIEDDGGKIYPIEFKTGEVSNRLYDRAQLCAEAMVLEDVLGVRINKGYIYYAESHKRIEVNFDYKLRQHVMEAIELAHDILLGNTIPPPLDDERCRGCALVNVCLPDEVTKLKSGYDKVSAYTMPVLWRERILYVDDKWAKIGYRKGRFIVEKGSGEVFEIPCEAVNQMYLVGSVTISNRALSSALRRDIFIAMFSSKGRFEGMFIPERNKNIDLRVAQVLFCRDEGKCFKVARSIVYGKLANMKTLLLRRNRNLGSKRVLRSIKHISALLKALKSKDSFEEILGIEGEGTREYFSAFGDLITVKGFDFERRTRRPPRNRVNAMLSFGYSILTAELVGIAHAVGLDAYIGPYHKSKYGKPALALDILEEFRPIIVDSLVLYMINKGVISLSDFDIQESPQRFVFLNESGRKKFIKQYNSRMNSLVKHSLFGYRVSLRRILETQMRLLGKVFTGELSEYKPYRAR